From Denitrovibrio acetiphilus DSM 12809, the proteins below share one genomic window:
- a CDS encoding dsDNA nuclease domain-containing protein: protein MSGGRHALKGFEYQATVNLYLVLKHFFDSSQGVSIRPEGEDDLVVFSSSGVDSDYYQVKKPKEFDNGELKNEPWTLNDVIQVLLIGSYDRLKANNSRQFWVLGDDVSAEVNELVASKSNNLLYLRALHTLARDDSGVIPKDYKKCSNLLRWFPNKCTGIAELIQTFRCKAVGLGIPHAAINEYAESLTEIHKHLPSVLTRISIKAKFGLVEDIRAKTSKMLIDFYGLDWEIVKDTLIPGLRNYLYGISTSLNKVITKADFEAEVRTVWPKMTLVCEPPIIKNMLKRDSIVKEILKRSKQGPLEIIGGSGSGKTTIAKALFEEIKYISPSTRPLYLEVRHDTKFKDVLIGIAFHLRAFGNGQLFPLVVNYKVSDERAIIEFAENCSLVDTFIIIDLVEGGCSDHFARDIERFLENLSNDLFKLIIMGQDSSFRMLSGFQKKTLKLPDLLLLPGLSFEEFIKLMQLVNPGLVDRNNLFKIYNRLTASRSSGLYVQDACSIAEVSTFDDMEQLSAMPPSEFLKEAAYKKYSLLSDDLKPAADQLLCFLLPFSIDEAVKLFPDKRIKEAIKELNKLGLLTPLTNNRYEFHETTRKGLEEFIPIIQRHKINEILADYYNDKDDISAAVYHFERAGEINKAHDLCRQSFLTGNFRGGLSPYLLKNSSFAS from the coding sequence ATGTCAGGTGGTAGGCATGCATTAAAAGGATTTGAATATCAGGCAACAGTAAATTTATATTTGGTCTTAAAACATTTTTTTGACTCTTCACAAGGGGTATCTATTCGTCCAGAAGGAGAGGATGATCTTGTTGTTTTTTCATCTAGCGGTGTTGACAGCGATTACTATCAAGTAAAAAAACCAAAAGAATTTGATAATGGTGAACTTAAAAATGAACCATGGACACTAAATGACGTAATCCAAGTATTATTAATTGGAAGCTACGACAGATTAAAGGCCAATAATTCACGTCAGTTTTGGGTTCTAGGTGATGATGTAAGTGCAGAAGTAAATGAATTGGTTGCGTCAAAAAGCAATAACTTATTGTATTTGAGAGCATTACATACCTTAGCTCGTGACGATTCAGGAGTTATTCCAAAAGATTATAAAAAATGTTCAAATTTATTGAGGTGGTTCCCAAATAAATGTACAGGTATTGCGGAACTTATTCAAACATTTAGGTGTAAGGCGGTTGGTTTAGGTATCCCACATGCAGCAATTAATGAATATGCGGAATCACTTACTGAAATCCATAAACATCTTCCAAGTGTATTAACAAGAATATCAATAAAAGCAAAATTTGGACTTGTTGAAGATATAAGGGCTAAAACAAGTAAAATGTTAATAGATTTCTATGGCCTTGATTGGGAGATTGTAAAAGATACTCTGATTCCTGGATTAAGAAATTACCTTTATGGTATTTCTACTAGTTTAAATAAAGTGATCACCAAAGCTGATTTTGAGGCTGAGGTAAGAACTGTATGGCCCAAAATGACTTTAGTTTGTGAACCACCAATAATAAAAAATATGCTAAAACGAGACTCAATAGTTAAAGAAATATTAAAGCGTTCCAAGCAAGGACCCTTAGAAATAATAGGTGGCTCTGGCTCCGGTAAGACAACTATTGCAAAAGCACTTTTTGAAGAGATTAAATATATTAGTCCATCTACAAGGCCGCTCTATTTGGAAGTTAGGCATGATACTAAGTTTAAAGATGTATTAATTGGGATTGCTTTCCACCTTCGTGCTTTTGGTAATGGTCAATTATTTCCTTTAGTTGTTAATTATAAAGTTTCGGATGAACGTGCGATTATTGAATTTGCTGAGAACTGCTCACTTGTCGATACGTTTATTATTATTGATTTAGTCGAAGGAGGGTGCAGCGATCATTTTGCACGAGATATTGAGAGGTTTCTTGAGAATTTATCAAACGATCTTTTTAAATTAATTATAATGGGACAGGATAGTTCTTTTCGTATGCTGTCTGGCTTCCAGAAGAAAACATTGAAGTTGCCAGACCTGTTGTTATTGCCAGGACTTAGTTTTGAAGAATTTATTAAGTTAATGCAACTTGTAAATCCAGGTTTAGTAGACCGTAATAATCTTTTCAAAATATATAATCGACTTACAGCATCTCGCTCCTCCGGTCTTTATGTGCAAGACGCATGTTCTATTGCAGAGGTTTCAACATTCGATGATATGGAGCAGTTATCGGCAATGCCTCCTTCGGAGTTTTTAAAAGAAGCTGCCTATAAGAAATATTCACTTCTATCTGACGATTTAAAACCTGCAGCTGATCAGTTGTTATGCTTTTTGTTGCCTTTTTCTATTGATGAAGCGGTTAAACTCTTTCCTGATAAAAGGATAAAAGAAGCAATTAAAGAGTTAAATAAGCTTGGTCTGCTCACGCCTCTTACTAATAATAGATATGAGTTTCATGAAACTACACGTAAAGGTTTGGAAGAATTTATTCCGATAATTCAACGACATAAAATTAAT